The Myxococcota bacterium genome has a segment encoding these proteins:
- a CDS encoding NADP-dependent oxidoreductase, with product MSDVNRQWRLAKRPDGMVSEDCFELATAPVPEPGEGEVVVRNVYLAFEPAMRGWIEDVKSYLPPVAIGEVMRASAAGVVVASKAPGYAVGDRVSGLFGWQDYACVRPGGLQTPTPVPKGVALTDPLSRLGMTSVTAWFGLFDVGRPQPGETVVVTGAAGATGSVAAQLARLHGCRVVGVAGGAEKCAWLRDEAKLDGVVDYKSEDVLARLGELCPDGIDVAFDNVGGEQLDAILYHVAERGRIVLCGAISAYNDAEPRPQLRFVGNMIKRRVRMEGFIVLDFLARAGEAMAGLAKHVAAGDIAYRVDVQEGMENVPRTFLRLFTGANQGKQLCRIADEPAA from the coding sequence ATGAGCGACGTGAACCGGCAGTGGCGCCTCGCGAAGCGCCCCGACGGGATGGTGAGCGAGGACTGCTTCGAGCTCGCGACCGCGCCCGTCCCCGAGCCCGGCGAAGGCGAGGTCGTCGTGCGCAACGTCTACCTCGCGTTCGAGCCGGCCATGCGCGGCTGGATCGAGGACGTGAAGAGCTACCTGCCCCCGGTCGCGATCGGCGAGGTGATGCGCGCGAGCGCGGCCGGCGTCGTCGTCGCCTCGAAGGCACCGGGCTACGCCGTCGGCGACCGCGTCTCGGGCCTCTTCGGCTGGCAGGACTACGCGTGCGTGCGTCCCGGCGGCCTGCAGACGCCGACGCCCGTGCCGAAGGGCGTGGCGCTCACCGACCCGCTCTCGCGCCTCGGCATGACGAGCGTGACGGCCTGGTTCGGGCTCTTCGACGTCGGCCGCCCGCAGCCCGGCGAGACCGTCGTCGTGACGGGCGCGGCCGGCGCCACCGGCAGCGTCGCCGCGCAGCTCGCGCGCCTGCACGGCTGTCGCGTCGTCGGCGTCGCGGGCGGCGCCGAGAAGTGCGCGTGGCTGCGCGACGAGGCGAAGCTCGACGGCGTCGTCGACTACAAGAGCGAGGACGTGCTCGCGCGCCTCGGCGAGCTCTGCCCCGACGGCATCGACGTCGCGTTCGACAACGTCGGCGGCGAGCAGCTCGACGCCATCCTCTACCACGTCGCCGAGCGCGGCCGCATCGTGCTGTGCGGCGCGATCTCCGCGTACAACGACGCCGAGCCGCGCCCGCAGCTGCGCTTCGTCGGCAACATGATCAAGCGGCGCGTGCGGATGGAGGGCTTCATCGTGCTCGACTTCCTCGCGCGCGCGGGCGAGGCGATGGCCGGCCTCGCGAAGCACGTCGCGGCGGGCGACATCGCGTATCGCGTCGACGTGCAGGAGGGCATGGAGAACGTGCCGCGCACGTTCCTGCGCCTGTTCACGGGGGCGAACCAGGGCAAGCAGCTCTGCCGCATCGCGGACGAGCCCGCGGCCTAG
- a CDS encoding TIGR03617 family F420-dependent LLM class oxidoreductase has translation MKVDHGMWGELASVPEQARRIEAEGFDAAVSTEVSTNPFLPMALAAEHTRRIDVMTSIAVAFARTPMTVAQVAHDLNAYSQGRFVLGLGSQIRPHIEKRFAMPWSKPASRMREFIRALHAIWDCWYDGAKLDFRGEFYQHTLMTPNFCPANTQHGRPRVFLAAVGPVMTEVAGEVADGLIAHGFTTDRYMREVTLPALERGLAKAGRSRSDFEIVCPVFSVVGANDEAVEGRLAATKRQISFYGSTPAYRPVLDLHGWGDLQTELNRMSKAGKWAEMGELVGDDVVEAFAVVARPERYADEVLRRFGDMVDRLVWNDQSWEPGQRTEQLAKLRAGGGVR, from the coding sequence ATGAAGGTCGATCACGGGATGTGGGGCGAGCTCGCGTCCGTGCCCGAGCAGGCGCGGCGCATCGAGGCCGAGGGCTTCGACGCGGCGGTCTCGACGGAGGTCTCCACGAACCCGTTCCTGCCGATGGCGCTCGCCGCCGAGCACACCCGCCGCATCGACGTGATGACGTCGATCGCCGTCGCGTTCGCGCGCACGCCGATGACGGTCGCGCAGGTGGCGCACGACCTGAACGCGTACTCGCAGGGCCGCTTCGTGCTCGGGCTCGGCTCGCAGATCCGCCCGCACATCGAGAAGCGCTTCGCGATGCCGTGGTCGAAGCCCGCGTCGCGCATGCGCGAGTTCATCCGCGCGCTGCACGCCATCTGGGACTGCTGGTACGACGGCGCGAAGCTCGACTTCCGCGGCGAGTTCTACCAGCACACGCTGATGACGCCGAACTTCTGCCCCGCGAACACGCAGCACGGGCGGCCGCGCGTCTTCCTGGCCGCCGTCGGCCCCGTGATGACCGAGGTCGCCGGCGAGGTGGCGGACGGGCTCATCGCGCACGGCTTCACGACCGACCGCTACATGCGCGAGGTGACGCTCCCCGCGCTCGAGCGCGGGCTCGCGAAGGCCGGGCGCTCGCGGAGCGACTTCGAGATCGTCTGCCCGGTGTTCTCCGTCGTCGGCGCGAACGACGAGGCCGTCGAAGGGCGCCTCGCCGCGACGAAGCGGCAGATCTCGTTCTACGGCTCGACGCCCGCCTATCGACCGGTGCTCGACCTGCACGGCTGGGGCGACCTGCAGACCGAGCTCAACCGGATGTCGAAGGCGGGGAAGTGGGCCGAGATGGGCGAGCTCGTCGGCGACGACGTCGTCGAGGCCTTCGCCGTCGTCGCGCGCCCCGAACGCTATGCGGACGAGGTGCTGCGCCGCTTCGGGGACATGGTCGACCGCCTCGTCTGGAACGACCAGAGCTGGGAGCCCGGCCAGCGCACCGAGCAGCTCGCGAAGCTGCGCGCGGGAGGAGGAGTGCGATGA